Proteins from a genomic interval of Mesobacillus sp. S13:
- the addB gene encoding helicase-exonuclease AddAB subunit AddB yields the protein MSVRLVLGRSGSGKTEMIINEIKDRLIADPQGAPIAYLVPEQMSFLSEYRLSTDPELGGMIRAQVFSFPRLAWRILQETGGYTRQHLDSVGISMMIRKIIEDKKDELKIFQKAADKNGFVQQMEQMLIEFKRYAINPEELTGKMEASAAGNKALKDKIHDLDLVYRQFEDELFGKYIDSEDYFKLLAEKIPASQYLQNAEVYIDGFYSFTPLELMIIDQLMSTCKRVTIALPVDKGFKNEMPDELHLFRVTGETCSTLYDMIKANGHDLEEEIVLTEQRRWQDESLKHLEREFDSRPAVKYNGEAAIHIAQAANRRAELEGVARRILGLARDNGYRYRDIAVLMRGSEYREVLETIFDDYGLPYFIDQKRNMLHHPLIELVRSSLETVLGNWRYEPIFRAVKTDLLFPDGVNLNKMREQMDVLENYVLAYGIQGDKWTKKERWKYRRIRGLEYDGVAQTDIEKKTEQELNDLRLLITSPLLRMARRLKRADTGRKLAEAVYLFMEELDIPAKLEAWRMGAEQEGRLVEAREHEQAWNAVVNLLDQFVEMLGDTKVAPKQFVSILDAGFESLRFSLIPPAIDQILIADLEKTRLADVKVAFVIGVNEGVLPAKITEEGIFADDDRELLQSKGIKLAPSSRTKLLDENFIAYKAFVTPSEQLYISYPIANEEGKALMPSSFIKRISDLFPEHQTLFYLPDPSELPEEEQLKYAAGENVALSYLTSQLQLKKRNYPVYDFWWDVYDYYIKSHQWGDRARQVLSSLFYENRTKQLSESITKELYGEEIQGSVSRMELFNSCPFSHYVQHGLKLRDRQIFRLEAPDIGDLFHAALKEIAETVMQQNLSWAQLTRAQAEQLARDAVQKLAPKLQNEILMSSNRHHYIRQKLQNIISRASLVLSEHAKVSGFSPVGLELGFGRQGKLPPLAFSLKNGTKMELMGRIDRVDKAEDDKGVYLRVVDYKSSVKDVNLTEVYYGVALQMLTYLDIIITHSPMLVGKAADPAGVLYFHVHNPIVNASKMLTLDEIEEEILKRFKMNGLLLGDENVIRMMDKGLDTGSSQIISAGFKKDGSLLKSSKVASKEDFDHLRQFVRHKYVETGNRIVSGIVDVAPYKLKDRAPCTFCSFKPVCQFDQAVESNDFRKLPVIKKEDLLASLRQDQKMTANDGLPGANDRLEEIRKLDILASIGEEEEDLG from the coding sequence ATGGTTTTGTCCAGCAGATGGAGCAGATGCTGATCGAATTCAAGCGCTATGCGATCAATCCGGAAGAGCTCACTGGAAAAATGGAGGCAAGCGCCGCAGGGAATAAAGCCCTGAAGGACAAAATCCATGATCTTGATCTAGTGTATCGACAATTTGAAGACGAATTATTCGGCAAATATATAGATTCAGAGGATTATTTCAAACTGCTGGCAGAGAAAATCCCGGCCTCGCAATACCTTCAAAATGCAGAAGTATACATCGATGGTTTCTACAGTTTCACGCCTCTTGAATTGATGATCATTGACCAGCTTATGAGTACTTGTAAAAGGGTGACCATCGCGCTGCCGGTCGACAAGGGTTTTAAAAATGAAATGCCTGATGAACTGCATTTATTCAGGGTAACAGGTGAAACCTGCTCAACATTGTATGACATGATAAAAGCAAATGGCCACGATCTGGAAGAAGAAATCGTATTGACGGAACAGAGGCGCTGGCAGGATGAATCGCTAAAGCATCTTGAAAGGGAATTCGATTCCAGGCCTGCCGTTAAATATAACGGTGAAGCCGCGATCCATATTGCACAGGCTGCCAACAGAAGGGCAGAACTGGAAGGCGTTGCCCGCAGGATCCTTGGGCTGGCAAGGGATAATGGCTACCGTTATCGCGATATAGCCGTACTGATGCGAGGCAGCGAATACCGAGAAGTACTTGAAACGATTTTTGACGACTATGGCCTGCCATACTTTATCGACCAGAAGCGGAATATGCTTCATCATCCATTGATTGAGCTAGTCCGTTCCAGTCTTGAAACGGTATTGGGGAACTGGCGGTATGAACCGATTTTCCGTGCGGTAAAAACGGATTTGCTGTTCCCGGACGGTGTGAATCTGAACAAGATGCGCGAACAGATGGATGTGCTGGAAAACTATGTGCTTGCATATGGCATCCAGGGAGATAAATGGACGAAAAAAGAACGATGGAAATACCGGAGAATACGCGGCCTGGAGTATGACGGAGTGGCCCAGACAGATATAGAAAAAAAGACAGAGCAGGAACTGAATGACCTGAGGCTGCTGATTACATCTCCGCTGCTGCGGATGGCCCGCCGCCTGAAGCGAGCAGATACGGGAAGGAAGCTTGCGGAAGCAGTCTATCTGTTCATGGAAGAACTCGATATTCCGGCGAAGCTTGAAGCATGGAGAATGGGTGCTGAACAGGAAGGCAGGCTGGTAGAAGCGAGGGAGCATGAGCAAGCCTGGAACGCAGTGGTCAATCTTCTTGACCAGTTCGTCGAGATGCTTGGTGATACGAAAGTAGCGCCAAAACAATTCGTTTCCATTCTTGATGCCGGTTTTGAATCACTAAGATTCTCCCTGATTCCTCCTGCAATCGATCAAATACTGATTGCCGATCTTGAAAAGACGCGGCTTGCTGATGTCAAGGTTGCATTCGTCATCGGCGTCAATGAAGGTGTCCTTCCTGCGAAGATAACAGAGGAAGGGATTTTTGCGGATGATGACCGCGAGCTTCTTCAGTCGAAGGGGATAAAACTTGCTCCAAGCAGCCGCACCAAGCTTCTGGACGAAAACTTTATTGCCTACAAGGCATTTGTGACACCATCGGAACAACTCTATATCAGTTATCCGATAGCCAATGAAGAAGGGAAAGCTCTGATGCCATCTTCATTCATCAAGAGAATTTCGGATCTTTTCCCTGAACATCAAACGCTTTTCTACCTGCCGGATCCATCTGAGTTGCCGGAGGAAGAGCAATTAAAATATGCAGCTGGTGAAAACGTTGCTCTATCCTATTTGACATCACAGCTTCAATTGAAAAAGCGTAATTATCCTGTCTATGATTTTTGGTGGGATGTGTACGATTATTATATAAAGAGTCATCAATGGGGAGATAGAGCACGCCAGGTTCTTTCCAGCTTATTTTACGAAAATAGGACGAAGCAGCTATCGGAATCCATCACCAAGGAGCTTTATGGTGAAGAAATTCAGGGAAGCGTTTCAAGGATGGAGCTGTTCAACAGCTGTCCATTCTCACATTATGTCCAGCATGGCCTGAAGCTGCGCGACCGTCAGATCTTCCGGCTTGAGGCGCCTGACATCGGGGATCTGTTCCACGCTGCACTGAAGGAAATTGCCGAGACCGTCATGCAGCAAAACCTTAGCTGGGCCCAGCTGACAAGAGCCCAGGCTGAACAACTGGCAAGGGATGCAGTCCAAAAGCTGGCTCCTAAACTGCAGAATGAGATCTTGATGAGTTCGAACAGGCATCATTATATCAGGCAGAAGCTGCAGAATATCATCAGCCGCGCATCGCTCGTATTAAGTGAGCATGCGAAGGTCAGCGGATTTTCACCAGTAGGCTTGGAACTTGGCTTCGGCCGACAGGGAAAACTGCCGCCGCTTGCTTTTTCGCTTAAAAATGGGACAAAAATGGAGCTCATGGGCCGGATTGACCGCGTAGATAAAGCAGAAGATGATAAGGGCGTGTACTTGAGGGTCGTTGATTATAAATCGAGCGTGAAGGATGTCAATTTGACTGAGGTTTATTATGGTGTGGCCCTGCAGATGCTTACCTACCTGGATATCATCATCACTCATTCGCCAATGTTGGTTGGCAAGGCTGCTGACCCGGCTGGAGTTCTGTATTTCCATGTCCATAATCCTATTGTCAACGCATCGAAAATGCTGACTCTTGATGAAATCGAAGAGGAAATCCTCAAACGTTTTAAAATGAATGGATTGCTCCTCGGCGATGAAAATGTCATCAGAATGATGGACAAGGGGCTTGATACAGGAAGCTCACAGATTATTTCCGCAGGTTTTAAAAAGGATGGAAGCCTGCTGAAAAGCTCAAAAGTGGCCAGCAAGGAAGACTTTGACCATTTGCGGCAATTCGTCCGCCACAAATATGTAGAGACCGGAAATAGGATTGTCAGCGGAATTGTCGATGTGGCGCCGTATAAGCTAAAGGACAGGGCTCCATGTACATTCTGTTCTTTCAAGCCGGTCTGCCAGTTTGACCAGGCCGTGGAATCGAATGATTTCAGGAAGCTTCCGGTCATAAAAAAAGAAGACTTGCTGGCGTCGCTCCGTCAGGATCAAAAGATGACAGCAAACGATGGCTTGCCTGGAGCAAATGATCGGTTAGAAGAAATCAGGAAACTGGATATTCTAGCATCAATCGGAGAGGAGGAAGAGGATCTTGGCTAA